From the Rhizobium sp. SL42 genome, the window CGTTGCCCAGACCTTCTCCCAGGCTGGCGATGCGATCAGCAACAAGGTCTCGCAGGCAAGCGATGCCATCACCAGCAAGGTATCTCAGGCAGAAGCGCTGGTCAGCGCGCAGGTCGCCAACCTGTCGGGCACGCTGGCGGATGTGGGATCGACCCTGGAAGGCCGCACCGCCGCCATCCGCGAAGCGATTGCCGGCAACACGCAAGAACTCGCCGTAACCATGGATGCGGTCGAAAAGGCGCTCGAAGCACGGGGCAACACCATTCGTTCCGTCCTCGACGACCGGACCCGCGAACTGAACTCGATGCTGTCGAGCCGCTCGGCAGAACTGTCGCGTCTGATCGACGAAAAGGCCGGTCCGATGATCGCGACCTACGCCCAGACCGGGCGCACCGCAGCCGAACAGATCACTGCCGCTGCAGAACAGAGCGCCGAACGCCTGCGCAGTGAAAATGCCGCGATCCTTGGTGCGATCACCGAACGCGCCGACCGCGCCGCCGCGACCCTCGGCGCTGCGGAAAACTCGATAGTCTCGAGTGCCTCGCAACTCATCGAGCGTCTCGGCGAAAGCAATTCCGGTATTTCTGCCATCGTCGAACAGGCGGTTCAGAGCATCGGCTCGTTGGATAGCCGCCTTGGCGCAACAGCTGCGCGCTTCAACGACACAGCCGGCAAGGCGACCGACATCCTTTCGACGTCGAACCGTCTTCTGGACGGCCAGTTGGAGCGCCTGACAGTCGTGTCGACCGAAACACTTGGCCAGGTCTCGTCGATCGTTGGCCGTTTCGGCGAACACACCAAGGTGCTTGGCAAGGCATCCGAACTTCTCTCGGCCGCCCAGTCCAATCTGGTTGGAACGCTGGAAGAACGTCAGCAGGCCCTGCGCGAGCTCTCGATCGGTCTGGTCAAGCGCTCAGAAGAAATTGAGAATACCATGCAGAGCCTCGGCAAGATGGTCGAAACCGCCTTCGACCGCGCCGAACAACGTTCGGGCCAGATGGCGGGCAACCTGCGCCAGAGTGTCCAGGCGTCCTTCACCGACATCGGCCAGATCCTTGGTGAGACGGAAAAGCGCGCCCAGTCGACGGCAGCCAACATGCGAGAGAGCGTTCAGGCCTCCTTTGCCGACATCGGACAGGTGCTTGGGGAAACGGAAAAGAAGGCACAGGTCACCGCAACCAACATGCGTAATGCCCTGCTCTCCGCCGAACAGGAGGCACAGGTCTCCATCGACAAGACGCTGACCGAAGCCGAGAAGCGTTCGGGCGAGCTTGCGAACCGTCTGCGCGGCGGCCTCGCTGTATCCCTCAATGACATTGACCACCTGCTCGGCGAAGCCGGCCGTAAGTCGGAAGGTGCCGCCGTCGCCCTTCGCGAAGCCATGCAGCAGGCAGTGACCGAGGCCGTCGCCCGCTTTGCCGGCGCCACGGATGAAATCCGTCGCTCGGCCACCGACATCCGCAAGGAGTTGGATCTGACCCGCAACGAATTGAAGCGCGGCGCGTTCGATCTGCCGGAAGAGGCCAAGGAAAGTGCCGCCGCGATGCGCCGCGCCGTGGCCGAACAGATCAAGGCCCTGCAGGACATTTCACAGCTTGTTGGCCGCACCAGCCAGACGCTGGAAATCTCTGAACCGGTCGCCCGCCGATTGGCTGAAGCCCAGCCGGAGCCGGTCCGTCGCGCCCCGGCCGCAGCACCGATCCCTGCGCCACAAGCCCAGCCGGTTGCCCGCCCCGCCGAAAATCTCGGCCTGCGCGGCAGCCTGGAGCTTGGCGAAAGCTACGGCCAGCCGGCACAGCCGGCGAGCCGTGTCGAAGGCGGCGGCTGGATCAGTGACCTTTTGCGCGGCGCCTCGCGCGACGAGACTGCAGCTGCTGCGCCCACGCCGGCTCGTGCCGCCCCTGCCCGTCCGGCACCGGAAGCTCCGGCCGCTCAACGGCAGGCCGACAGCCGCAATCCGCGTCACATGGTCGAATCGCTGAATTCGCTTTCGGTCGATATCGCCCGGGCCATCGATCATGATGCATCGGTCGAACTCTGGCGCCGCTACCAGCGCGGAGAACGCGATGTGTTCACCCGTCGCCTGTATACGCTGAAAGGCCAGCAGACCTTTGACGAGATCAAGCGGAAATATGACCGGGAACCGGAATTCCGCGTCGCCGTCGATCGCTACATCGCTGATTTCGAAAAGCTGCTGGCCGATGTTGCCCGCACGGATCGCGACAAGAGCGTGACCCAGTCCTACCTCACCTCCGACACCGGCAAGGTTTATACCATGCTCGCGCACGCCGCCGGCCGCTTCAGCTAAGCAGCCTGAAAGGCGGCGGGTATCGCGCCAGACTGAAAACAAAAAAGCCCCGGATCTGAATAGGATCCGGGGCTTTTCTGACTCAAACCATAAAAAGTCAGATGGCGATCAGCGCCCAGTTGACGATCTCTGCCGTGACCGAGCCGAACGCCTTGTCCATTGCCGTGACATAGGCCTCGTTGCTCGTGCCAGCCGCGCGCGCTTCCGCCCGGAATACCTTCTGGGCAACAACCGTTCCGTTGCGATCATTGAGCAGCTTGGCCGAAATCTCTACGACACCGTGGTCACCGCCGACGGTTGCCACTTCAAACGCACGGACATCGGTGATCAGCTGATAGTCGATGGCAAGGCCCTGCCCCGGCTTCCCGACACCACCCAGACGTCCGGAGTCCTCGAACGCCTCCACCAGCTTCGA encodes:
- a CDS encoding ABC-type transport auxiliary lipoprotein family protein — its product is MTMSGLGEEVRRGRARVLGAVVMPMLLAGLSGCASKAPNDTFDLSASGVVSTNASAKNRQLLIADPTALRAVDSEQILVRVSNSEIRYLSKSQWSDKLTRMVQSKLVEAFEDSGRLGGVGKPGQGLAIDYQLITDVRAFEVATVGGDHGVVEISAKLLNDRNGTVVAQKVFRAEARAAGTSNEAYVTAMDKAFGSVTAEIVNWALIAI